The sequence below is a genomic window from Flagellimonas marinaquae.
CGTTGGTCAATTCCTCCGCACCCAATTTGGTATCTCTTACCTCCAAGGAATATTCATCAACATGGATAGAGGTAAATATATCCTCACGAACCACTTTTTCGGAAATCACGATCGCATCCTCAAAGTTGTATCCTTTCCAAGGCATAAAGGCAACCTTCATGTTTCTACCCAAGGCCAATTCCCCTTTTTCGGTAGCGTAGCCTTCACAAAGTACCTGACCTTTTTTCACCTTGTCGCCTTTTCTTACGATTGGCTTCAAGTTAATACTGGTTCCTTGGTTTGTTTTTCTAAACTTCACCAATTGGTACGTTTTAGAATCTTCGTCAAAGCTTACCAATCGCTCTTCATCGGTCCTATCGTACTTAATGGTAATTTTCTGTGCATCCACATACTCAACAACCCCATCTCCTTCTGCATTGATCAATACCCGGGAATCGGTAGCTACTTGTCTTTCCAAACCTGTACCTACGATCGGAGAATCCGGTCTCAACAATGGAACTGCCTGGCGCATCATGTTAGATCCCATCAAGGCACGGTTCGCATCATCGTGCTCCAAGAAAGGAATCAAGGATGCGGAAATGGATGCGATCTGGTTAGGTGCAACGTCGGTATATTTTACCTCTGTTGGGTCCACTACCGGGAAATCACCTTCTTCACGGGCAATCACCTTTTCTCTTTCAATAGTACCATCTTCTGCCAATGGAATATTGGCTTGGGCAATCTTCATTCCTTCCTCTTCCTCTGCACTGAGGTAAATGTGGTTTTCAGTATCCACTTTACCATCCTCTACTTTACGGTAAGGAGTTTCCAAGAAGCCCATATTGTTCACCTTGGCAAATACGGACAATGAAGAGATCAAACCAATATTCGGTCCTTCAGGTGTCTCGATCGGACACAATCTTCCGTAGTGTGTATAGTGAACGTCTCGCACCTCGAAACCTGCTCTTTCTCTGGAAAGACCACCTGGCCCTAATGCGGATAATCTTCTTTTGTGCGTAATCTCTGCCAACGGGTTGGTCTGGTCCATGAACTGGGACAACTGGTTGGTTCCAAAGAATGAGTTGATTACGGATGACAATGTCTTCGCGTTGATCAAATCAATCGGGGTAAACACTTCGTTGTCACGAACGTTCATACGCTCACGGATGGTACGCGCCATACGTGCCAAACCTACGCCGAACTGCTGGGACAATTGTTCCCCAACGGTTCTTACACGACGGTTGGACAAGTGATCGATATCATCGATCTCCGCTTTGGAGTTGATCAACTCGATCAAATATTTGATGATGGTGATGATATCTTCCTTGGTCAACACTTGTTTATCCATTCCGATATCCAAGCCCAACTTCTTGTTCATTCTGTAACGACCTACTTCTCCAAGATTGTAACGTTGGTCGGAGAAGAACAATTTATCGATGATACCACGAGCCGTTTCTTCATCTGGCGGTTCGGCATTACGCAATTGTCTATAAATATGCTCTACCGCTTCTTTTTCAGAGTTGGTAGGGTCTTTTTGCAAAGTGTTGTGGATAATGGCATAATCAGACTGTGCATTGTTCTCCTTGTGAAGCAAAATGGTCTTCACGTCGGCATCAATGATCTCATCGATATGCTCTTTTTCCAAAATGGTATCACGATCGAGTACGATTTCGTTTCTTTCGATAGATACCACTTCTCCAGTATCCTCGTCCACGAAATCCTCATGCCATGTGTTCAACACTCTAGCGGCCAATTTACGGCCCAATACTTTTTTAAGCCCGGATTTGGAAACCTTTACTTCTTCCGAAAGGTCGAAGATTTCCAAAATGTCCTTGTCCCTTTCAAAGCCGATGGCACGGAACAGAGTGGTTACCGGTAATTTTTTCTTCCTATCGATGTAGGCATACATCACCGAGTTGATATCGGTGGCGAATTCAATCCAAGATCCTTTGAAAGGAATTACCCTGGCGGAATACAATTTTGTTCCATTTGCGTGGAAAGATTGTCCAAAGAAAACCCCTGGAGATCTGTGCAACTGGGAAACTACAACTCTTTCTGCGCCGTTGATCACAAAGGTTCCACTAGGAGTCATGTAAGGGATAGTACCCAAATACACATCCTGAACGATAGTTTCGAAATCTTCGTGCTCTGGATCGGTACAATATAATTTTAAACGTGCCTTTAACGGTACGCTATAGGTAAGTCCACGCTCGATACATTCTTGGATGGAATATCTTGGTGGATCTATGAAGTAATCCAAAAACTCAAGTACAAACTGGTTTCTGGTATCTGTGATTGGAAAATTCTCCATGAAGGTGTTGTAGAGACCTTCGTTTCCTCTTTCGTCAGATTTAGTCTCAAGCTGGAAAAAGTCTTGGAACGATTTTATCTGAATGTCCAAGAAATCCGGGTATTCCGGTATGTTCTTAGCGGATGCGAAATTAACTCTTTCAATAGTGTTTGTGAACATCTATGGACAAATTTTGATCGTGATTACTAAGTGGGTTGGTGTACGGCTTTATACACTCCTTATATAAATAGGCTAAGGTCTAACCAAAAATGGAAAGACCTTAACCAAGTTCTAATGGGAAAAGCGATTATTTAAGCTCAACTTCTGCTCCTGCTTCTTCCAATGATTTTTTGATACCTTCTGCCTCATCTTTGGCAACACCTTCCTTAACAGCTTTTGGTGCGCTGTCAACGATTTCTTTAGCATCTTTTAGTCCAAGACCGGTCAATTCCTTAACCAATTTTACGACCGCCAATTTAGAACCACCAGCAGCTGTAAGGATTACATCAAATTCTGATTTTTCCTCAGCAGCTTCAGCTTCACCGCCACCGGCAGCACCACCAGCAACAGCTACTGCAGCAGCAGCAGGCTCAATACCATATTCTTCTTTTAAAATGTCGGCCAACTCATTTACCTCTTTTACTGTAAGGTTTACCAACTGTTCTGCAAAATCTTTTAAATCTGCCATTTTTCTATCGTTTAATAAAAATTTTTAAAAATATACTTAGTTTATTGTGCGCGAATTATTCTTTCTCAGAAAGGGTTTTAAGGATACCTGCCAATTTACCGCCTCCGGACTTAAGTCCAGAAATAACATTCTTGGCCGGTGATTGCAACAATCCGATGATATCCCCGATAACTTCCTCTTTGGACTTGATGTTCACAAGTGCATCAAGATTGTTATCCCCAATATATACCGCCTCTTCGATAAAGGCTCCTTTTAATACGGGCTTTTCTGATTTTTTTCTAAAGTTCTTGATAAGTTTCGCAGGTGCGTTCCCGGTTTCGGAAAACATCAAAGATGTGTTACCTTTCAATACCTCGGGAAGTTCACCAAATTCCTTATCAGAAGCTTCCATTGCTTTTGCAAGCAAGGTGTTCTTTACGACCGCAAGCTTAATGTTTGCCTTAAAACACGCTCTTCTCAAGTTAGAGGTGTCCACAGCGTTCAATCCCGAAATATCGGCCAAGTAAATATTGGCGTTATCGGCCAACTGTGCAGTCAAGTCTTTTATTACTGTTGCTTTTTCTTCTCTTGTCATAGTTATAAAAATTGAACTACCAGTTATTGAACTGCTTTTGGATCTAGTTGAACACTAGGGCTCATTGTACTGGACATGTATATACTCTTCATGTACACACCTTTAGCTGCCGAAGGCTTCAATTTTACCAAGGTATCTATCAATTCCTTAGCGTTTCCTGCGATTTTGTCCGCGGAGAATGAAGCTTTTCCGATTGCTGCGTGCACAATACCGGTTTTGTCCACTTTAAAGTCTATTTTACCGGCCTTAACATCGGATACGGCTTTCGCTACATCCATGGTAACTGTTCCGGTTTTTGGATTGGGCATTAAACCTCTAGGTCCTAAAATTCTACCTAATGGTCCCAATTTACCCATAACGCTCGGCATGGTGATGATAACATCAACGTCTGTCCAACCGCCTTTTATTTTATCCAAATATTCGTCCAACCCAACAAAATCAGCTCCTGCTTCTGTTGCTTCTGCTTCTTTGTCCGGTGTCACCAATGCCAAAACTTTCACATCCTTACCAGTTCCATGAGGAAGGGTAACAACGCCACGTACCATTTGATTGGCTTTTCTTGGGTCAACGCCCAAACGAACCGCCAAATCTATGGAAGCATCAAATTTTACATTGGTTATTTCTTTTACTAAAGCGGATGCCTCTTCCAAAGAATACAATTTATTCTTGTCAATTTTGGATTGGGCTTCTTTTTGCTTTTTAGTCAACTTTGCCATTTAATAATGCTTTTAAGATTTTAAAAAGGTCTTTGTCCGGCTATTTTCAGACCCATAGATCTAGCGGTACCCGCAACCATACTCATTGCAGATTCCACGGTAAAAGCGTTAAGATCGACCATTTTGTCTTCGGCGATCGCCTTTACTTGATCCCAAGTCACTGAACCGTTTTTAACCCTGTTAGGTTCACCTGATCCTTTTTTAATCTTCGCTGCTTCCATCAATTGAACTGCCGCAGGTGGTGTTTTTACAACAAACTCGAAAGATTTGTCTTTGTAAACGGTGATAACAACAGGTAAAACCTTACCTTGTTTGTCCTGTGTACGAGCATTAAACTGCTTACAGAACTCCATGATGTTAACACCAGCAGCACCTAAGGCGGGTCCAACCGGTGGCGATGGGTTCGCAGCACCTCCCCTAACTTGTAATTTAACTACCTTATCTACTTCTTTTGCCATTGTTTCTAATTAAATTTAAAGTGTGTCAATTGGAAGCAACACAGCTTTATATATGTAACAGCTCTTTATTATAGCGTTTGAATTTTAGAGGTTAATTTCGAGCAATACATTTAAGCAACCCAAAATCCAACATCTATTATTCTATTTCTATCCAACTTTTTCAACTTGCATGTAGCTGAGTTCCAATGGCGTTTTTCTTCCGAAAATCTTTACCATTACCTCTAGCTTACGCTTTTCTTCATTGATTTTTTCAACAGTTCCGTTAAAACCATTAAAAGGTCCATCAATCACCTTAACCGTTTCGCCCAACACAAATGGAATCGAAACGTTGTCCGTATTTACGGCCAACTCATCCACTTTACCAAGCATACGGTTTACTTCGGATTTTCTCAAAGGAACAGGATCCCCACCTTTTACTTCGCCCAAGAAACCGATTACATTGGTTATGGAGCGAATGATGTGAACCATTTCTCCGCCAAGATTGGCCTTGATCATGATATACCCAGGAAAGTAAACTCTTTCTTTGTTGATTTTCTTTCCGTTTCTTATCTGAACTACTTTCTCGGTAGGCACAAGAACTTCCTCGAGGTAATCACCAAAACCGGCTCTTTCAACCTCGCTTTCAATATAGCCTTTGATCTTGTTTTCTTGACCACTGACCGCTCTTACCACATACCATTTTTTCTCCAGAACCTCAGACATATCGATCGACCTTTATCCTATTAATTTTTCAAAATACAATGTGATCAAGTTACTGAACAAAGAATCCACACCCCAAGTCGCCAAAGCGAACAATATGGAGAAAACAGCCACAACAACCATTAAATTAGACGCCTTACTACGCTCCAACCAAGTAACATTGTTTTTAAGTTCTTCTAATGATTCCTTTATGTAAGTGATCATAATTTTTGAGTATTTTGCTTGCACGGGAGGAGAGACTCGAACTCCCGACACCTGGTTTTGGAGACCAGTGCTCTACCAACTGAGCTACACCCGTTTAATTACACTGAAAGGTATCCCGAGAAAACCGGGACACCCTTTAGTGCACTATTTATTGTAAAATGATTAATCTAAAATCTCAGTAACCTGACCAGCACCTACTGTTCTACCTCCTTCACGGATTGCAAAACGTAGACCAACGCTCAATGCGATCGGCTGAATCAAATCAACAGTAATCGTCAAGTTATCACCTGGCATTACCATTTCAACTCCATCAGGAAGGTTGATGTTACCGGTCACGTCAGTTGTACGAACGTAGAACTGTGGACGGTAGTTGTTGTGGAATGGCGTGTGACGACCACCTTCTTCTTTTTTAAGGATATAAACCTCAGCTTTGAATTTGGCGTGTGGCTTAACAGAACCTGGCTTACAGATTACCATACCTCTTTTGATATCTGATTTTTCGATACCTCTCAAAAGAAGACCTACGTTATCACCGGCCTCACCTCTATCCAAAATCTTACGGAACATCTCAACACCAGTAATGGTAGAAGACAATTTCTCAGCACCCATACCGATAATATCTACAGGGTCCCCTGTGTTGGCCACACCAGTTTCGATACGACCAGTAGCAACAGTACCACGACCTGTAATTGTAAATACATCTTCGATAGGCATCAAGAAGTCTTTGTCAACCTCACGCTCTGGCTCTTCGATCCAGCTATCAACAGCTTCCATCAACTCCATTACGGTATCAACCCATTTTTGCTCACCGTTCAAAGCACCAAGTGCCGAACCAGCAACAACAGGCCCATTATCTCCATCGTACTCATAGAAAGAAAGCAATTCTCTTACTTCCATCTCAACAAGCTCCAAAAGCTCCTCATCATCCACCATATCAACTTTGTTCAAGAAAACAACGATACGAGGAATACCAACCTGACGACCTAGAAGGATGTGCTCACGAGTTTGCGGCATAGGACCATCGGTAGCAGCCACAACCAAAATAGCACCGTCCATTTGGGCAGCACCAGTAACCATGTTCTTTACGTAATCCGCGTGACCAGGACAGTCAACGTGAGCGTAGTGACGGTTAGCTGTTTGGTACTCAACGTGCGAAGTGTTGATAGTAATACCTCTTTCTTTTTCTTCTGGCGCGTTATCGATGGAGTCAAAGCTTCTTAGCTCAGACAAACCAGCGTTCGCCAATACAGTGGTAATAGCAGCAGTCAATGTTGTTTTACCGTGATCCACGTGTCCAATGGTACCAATATTTAAGTGTGGTTTGGAACGATCAAAAGTTTCCTTTGCCATTTTAAAATAATTTTAATCTTAGTTTATATTAGTGTACAAATCGTTTTGAGCCAATGACGGGATTTGAACCCGTGACCTCTTCCTTACCAAGGAAACGCTCTACCCCTGAGCTACACCGGCCTATGGGTTATCAGGTTTAGAGTTTAAAGTTACAAGTCAAGCTCGCCAAAACTTCAACCTTTTACTCGAAATCCAATATTTCAAGTTTAGAGCGGGAGACCGGGTTCGAACCGGCGACATTCAGCTTGGAAGGCTGACGCTCTACCAACTGAGCTACTCCCGCATTTTTTCCTGGACAACCGTCCAAGCAATCCAAAATTTCAATAAAACCTTTTTCCCGGTTGTTCCGACGAACAACTTTTGTGGGGGGAGCAGGATTCGAACCTGCGAAGGTAAAAACCAACAGATTTACAGTCTGTCCTCGTTGGCCGCTTGAGTATCCCCCCGCCTTAATTTTCAATAACTTACGAGCCGATAGAGGGACTCGAACCCACGACCTGCTGATTACAAATCAGCTGCTCTAGCCAGCTGAGCTATATCGGCATTTCACCGCTTTTTCATCATTAAAAAAGCCCGCTATTTCTAACGGACTGCAAATGTATATATTTATTTTTTTAATCAAAACAAATTTTGAAAAATTTTCATCAAGCTTTCGCCCTCTGCTTTTCTTTCTTTTTCACCAACTGTCTTTCCAAGGAACTACAGGCCGAATCAACTGCTTCCTCAAAAGACTTACATTGTTTTTTTACCATAAATTTATCCCCGGGCACGAACACCATGATTTCCACTATCTTATTCTCTTTTGCACTGGTGTTTTCCACTTTCAAATATACATCCGATTCTATGACCTTGTCATAAAATAATTCCAATTTGTCCATTCGCTTTTGGATAAAGTCTATCAATTTACCATCAGCCGAAAAATTTACCGATTGTGCATTTACTTTCATAAGATGTAGTTTTAGTACTGTCCTAGACAGTGAAGTTAAACATTACAAGAATTCACTATTTCTTGTTCCTTGGGTGGGCCTTCCGATGTACTTTTTTAAGTTCGGCTATACTATTATGTGTATAAACTTGCGTAGATGCCAAACTTGAATGCCCCAACAATTCCTTCACGGAATTTAGATCAGCCCCCCTATTGAGCAAGTGTGTTGCAAAAGTGTGCCTAAGTATATGAGGACTCTTTTTTACCTTGGGGGACACCAAACTAAAATACTTATTTATGGTTCGATAAACAAGTGTTTCGTAAATTTTAAGACCATCTTTTGTTAATAGCAGATAGGATGAATCCGATCTGGATTGCAGCTCAGAACGTTTGTCCAAATATGTATAGATCTGTCGTACCGTGGAGTGAAGCAAAGGTATAATACGCTCTTTGTTTCTTTTGCCCAATACTTTTAATTGGTGTCCGGCCAAATCCAAATCCTGTATTTTTAAGTTCACCAACTCCGTTCTTCGCATACCCGTGGCATACAATAGCTCAATGATCAACTTATCCCTTTCTCCTTCAAAATCATCCTCAAAAGGAATTTCGGACAAAACAGATTCCATTTCCTTTTCAGAAAATGGGACCTCTATCTTCTTTTCGGTTTTGAGTGCCCTATGTTTCACCAAAGGCGAGACGGTTATCTCCCCTATTTTCAACAAAAACTTATAGTAAGCCTGCAAAGAAGATATTTTCCGGTTAATGGTCCTGTTGGACACACCTTGATCGGAGAGATCAACGATCCAGCTCCTGATCAACGGATAGGATACATTCTCCAAATTCACCGCATCATGATGCTCTTTACAAAAACCAGCAAAGGACTCAATATCCTTTTGATACGCCAAAATGGTATTTTTGGAGTAATTCTTCTCCAACTCCAAATAAGAAATAAAAGCTGACAAGGACATATTCCAAAGGTAGCAATAGAATCCCGAAACCTATAAAAAGAAAATCCCGCTCCAATTAAGGAACGGGATCACTATATTTTATAAGAACTTTTAAAGACTATACTTCTTCTTGATCTCTAAGACCCTGAATGTATTGTGCTTTTTGTATCTGCGCTCTACGTTTTACAGAAGGTTTAGTAAACTGCTGTCTTGTTCTTAACTGACGCATGGTACCTGTTCTGTCGAACTTACGTTTGAAACGTTTTAAAGCTCTATCGATGTTTTCTCCTTCTTTTACTGGTATAATTAACATGGGCTACAACCTCCTTTCTTTTAGATTTTTGGAGTGCAAATATACGAATGATATTTAACGGTTAAAGAAATATTTTACTTTTTTGATATTTTCTACACCTTTGGTTTCTTGTACTCTTTTTTATCCACGATAATTTTGGCCAAAATTTCGCGTAAGATTTCGGAGGTACCCCCGCCAATTGGCCCAAGCCTACTGTCCCGGCTCAACCTTGCCATTGGATAGTCTTCAATATAACCGTACCCACCTAAGAACTGAAGACAATGATAAATAACCTCATCGGCCATTTTGGTAGATTTAAGTTTGGAAATTGTAGCTTCTTTTACCACATAGGTTCCTTTTTCCATTTGCGCGATCGTCGCATAATTGAATTGCTTGCACAGCAACATATCGGAATATAGATCAACCAACCTATGTCTTAACGCCTGAAATTGATTTATGCTTTTACCAAAAGCCTCACGCTCGGACATATACTGCAACGCATAATCGAGAGCATACTCCGCCCTTGCATGGGCATTCACCCCCATTACCAAACGTTCCAATGCAAAGGCCTCCATGATATACGAGAAACCTTCATTTAAATTTCCGAGCAAATTGAAAGCCGGCACCTCAACATTATCAAAGGCCAGTTCTGCAGTATCCGAAGCCCTCCATCCTAATTTATTCAACTTATTTGCGGACACCCCTTTGGCATTCCTGTCCACAACAAACATGCTTATGCCCTTGTGGGCCGCATGTATATCGGTCTTTGCAGCAAGAATAATGTAGTCGCCATAAACACCGTTGGTTATAAAAGTTTTGGAACCGTTCACTATGTACACATCACCTTTTTTCTCGGCAGTGGTGCGCATAGCGGCAACATCACTGCCCCCAAAAGGCTCGGATACTCCCAAACAGCCAATTTTATTCCCAAGTACACTGGGCTCTAAATACGCTTTTTTCTGCTCATGCGTGGCCAACTTGTTCAAGTATGTCATTGCCAAATATTGGTGCGCCCACATAGCAGCGGCAAAACCACCTGAATTTATCTTTTGCAGCTCTTCAAGAAAGATAACCGTATAGAAAAGGTCCAAGTTGAGACCGGAGTAATCTTCTGGGGTCATCAAACCAAAATATCCCATTTCCCCGAACTTGTTCCAGATATCCCCATCTATTCTCCCCGATTCCTCCCATTTTTCTATATGGGGAACAACCTCTTTTTGCAAAAAATCCTTTAGACTCTCCCGGAATAAATTATGTTCTTCCGTGAAGTACATATCAATCATACCACCTAATTTATAAAGACAAATATAAGGCTATTCTATCTAGTTTTTCTGTTGGAAATCCATCAACATAAGTCAATTCTTCAAATGTTTTGAACAAGCCGTTTTTCTCCCTATACGCAACAATTTGTGCTGCCAGTCCACTCCTTATATATATAAGTTGGGACAATTCTTTTGCCGAAGCAGTATTTAGATTGATTTTTTTGACCTCAGGAACCTCTAGCACTTGAAAAGCCCGCAATGTTTCTTCTACAACTTCTGGTTTTAATCCATAAACATCGTACAATTGTTCGTTCGCCAAAAAACCACCAAGCCTATCCCTGAACTTTATAATTCGATTGGACAATGTTTCTCCGATTCCGTAAACCGACATCAAGTCCATTGCCGAAGCAGCATTCAAATCTTTGACTTGAACCCTGTTTTTAGGTTTGGACAAGGCTTTCTTTTGAAATTGATTATGTTTCTTCCAATCGGGGAATTGAAAATATGGCGACAAAATCCCCAATAAAGAATCCGAAACTTGGGTAACGACCTGAAATTCTTCTGAAGAATTCACAAACTTTCCTTTCTTCCTAAAAGCTGACAACCTATCCAATTCTTCAATTGACAGTCCCAAAATGTAGCCTTTATGGTCCGAAATGTAATTGGGGTTAAAAGGATACATTTTAGTGGCGCCTCTACGCTGTTTTTCCACAATAAGACTATCCATGGTTTTTTGTTCCTCAAGATTGAGGGCCAAACTACTTTTTGGACGAGAGGGATTTGCTCTTAACCAGAAAGAAACCAATTGCAGTACAAGAACCACCAACAAAAAAAAGAAAATCCCACTCCGTTCTTGCTTATTGAACCTGAAGTGGGATTGCTTTCTCATATTTTAAGGTATATTATTGACTCTTCAATTTTTTGAAAAGCTGTCCAGCTTTTAATTTCTGTAAATAACCATCCAGGTCCTTGCGCACTTCGCCGGACATTATGTAGAGTCCAATGATATTCGGGAAGGACATGGCAAGTATCATCATATCCGAAAAATCCAATACAGCCCCTAAACTTACCGAAGCACCTACCACAACAAACACCAAAAACAACATCTTGTAGATCATCTCGGAACGCTTGCTCTTCCCGAAAAGATAAGTCCAGGCCCTCATTCCGTAGTAAGACCAAGAAATCATGGTTGAGAATGCAAAAAGGAATACCGCCAATGCCAATACATAAGGGAACCAAGAAATTTGGCTACCAAAAGCATCGGATGTCAACTGTGCACCTGCCATTCCTTCTACTTCGTGCATTCCTGTAAAAATCAACACCAAAGCTGTTAGAGTACAAACCACAACGGTATCGATAAATGGCTCTAGTAAGGCAACAAAACCTTCGGACGGTGGATGGTTGGTCTTTGCCGCACTGTGGGCAATGGCCGCAGAACCTACACCTGCCTCATTGGAGAAGGCCGCTCTTTGAAACCCAA
It includes:
- a CDS encoding acyl-CoA dehydrogenase family protein; translated protein: MIDMYFTEEHNLFRESLKDFLQKEVVPHIEKWEESGRIDGDIWNKFGEMGYFGLMTPEDYSGLNLDLFYTVIFLEELQKINSGGFAAAMWAHQYLAMTYLNKLATHEQKKAYLEPSVLGNKIGCLGVSEPFGGSDVAAMRTTAEKKGDVYIVNGSKTFITNGVYGDYIILAAKTDIHAAHKGISMFVVDRNAKGVSANKLNKLGWRASDTAELAFDNVEVPAFNLLGNLNEGFSYIMEAFALERLVMGVNAHARAEYALDYALQYMSEREAFGKSINQFQALRHRLVDLYSDMLLCKQFNYATIAQMEKGTYVVKEATISKLKSTKMADEVIYHCLQFLGGYGYIEDYPMARLSRDSRLGPIGGGTSEILREILAKIIVDKKEYKKPKV
- a CDS encoding ComEA family DNA-binding protein translates to MRKQSHFRFNKQERSGIFFFLLVVLVLQLVSFWLRANPSRPKSSLALNLEEQKTMDSLIVEKQRRGATKMYPFNPNYISDHKGYILGLSIEELDRLSAFRKKGKFVNSSEEFQVVTQVSDSLLGILSPYFQFPDWKKHNQFQKKALSKPKNRVQVKDLNAASAMDLMSVYGIGETLSNRIIKFRDRLGGFLANEQLYDVYGLKPEVVEETLRAFQVLEVPEVKKINLNTASAKELSQLIYIRSGLAAQIVAYREKNGLFKTFEELTYVDGFPTEKLDRIALYLSL